A section of the Acropora muricata isolate sample 2 chromosome 4, ASM3666990v1, whole genome shotgun sequence genome encodes:
- the LOC136912819 gene encoding uncharacterized protein → MWSTNSIHLNFLFCSFLFPYFEFAEGRSCFMEDWGSNFRKDDETSCEGGGGYYYLVGFERDGINNLNGIKRAKCCARDQTFWNIPTQCQMPDWIRSLDGAGRSACQQGFFLRGVYRSNGNSLGHIEWGKCCKPSHHPYHWGDCYNEDVSGTFNKAGLSECRRDGYFITGFETTSGGTLSSIKKFKCCRMVEEIPTLTTMDELKQRVMDATMFNIGQLASMMGFAWSGGCWAKYSGEDFRRKGDTWESHYANWCTGDGPKKNVRLKITYRNFDFAMKDVIFGESIKQTISLEQESELVNSPDRSYKKIACNKKNTAGTSEVGIDVRSARTLKNVKTSSWDANIGIEVGAEYQPPSTTGGVGFSAKTSFKYEWGGEQEDSTTDQDWHILMINEKKQLPPKTFSKWSAFKKPQKVTIPYTATIVPKFKVKLEGYMVWGGGYDGNNPNFHDKHRGSGDRKKIEYTFGNDQKPFYEDLKEQIDENKYPWQWHALLQRYPYAEYFINQLIDPDFYAFTLTGQFEESTEIEVKSTWFPSRPIEEMEAAVANSTLLTDQATEPIEFPRVLPAPPKVKIIDNKKEAKPPISKHFNDNDPNIDEKLIRLPTKKKVDKTKLRKSTADKKEKYQDTDEEFPRIRPPPPKVKPIDNKEEMKPPPAKNDKNYAFALPI, encoded by the exons ATGTGGTCAACCAACTCTATTCACTTAAACTTCCTATTCtgcagttttctttttccttatttcGAATTCG ccGAGGGAAGATCTTGCTTCATGGAAGACTGGGGTAGCAACTTTAGAAAGGACGATGAAACTTCATGCGAAGGTGGCGGAGGATATTACTATCTTGTGGGATTTGAACGAGATGGCATCAACAACTTAAATGGTATTAAGAGGGCTAAATGCTGTGCGCGAGATCAAACCTTCTGGAATATTCCGACGCAGTGTCAAATGCCCGATTGGATCAGATCATTAGACGG AGCAGGTAGAAGCGCTTGCCAGCAAGGGTTCTTCCTCAGGGGAGTCTACCGATCCAATGGTAACAGCCTTGGGCATATCGAATGGGGGAAATGCTGTAAACCATCCCACCATCCGTATCACTGGGGAGACTGCTACAATGAGGATGTAAGCGGCACTTTCAATAAGGCTGGGTTGAGTGAATGCCGAAGAGATGGATATTTCATCACGGGTTTCGAGACAACCTCAGGCGGTACACTCTCTAGCATCAAGAAATTCAAATGCTGCAGAATGGTGGAGG AAATTCCGACTCTGACGACAATGGACGAGCTAAAACAGCGGGTTATGGATGCTACTATGTTCAACATCGGACAGCTCGCGAGCATGATGGGATTTGCCTGGTCGGGTGGATGCTGGGCGAAATATTCCGGAGAGGACTTTCGGCGAAAAGGCGACACATGGGAATCGCACTA TGCCAACTGGTGTACGGGTGACGGCCCCAAGAAGAATGTCCGCCTCAAGATCACTTACAGAAACTTTGATTTTGCCATGAAAGATGTTATATTTGGAGAGTCTATAAAGCAGACAATTTCCCTGGAGCAGGAGAGTGAGCTCGTGAACTCTCCCGACAGAAGTTATAAGAAGATCGCTTGCAACAAGAAGAACACTGCAGGTACATCTGAGGTTGGCATTGACGTCCGCTCGGCTAGAACACTGAAGAATGTCAAGACGAGCAGTTGGGATGCAAATATTGGGATTGAGGTCGGAGCTGAGTATCAGCCGCCAAGTACGACAGGTGGCGTTGGCTTTTCAGCCAAAACCAGCTTTAAGTACGAATGGGGCGGGGAGCAAGAAGACTCAACCACTGATCAGGACTGGCATATTTTGATGATAAACGAAAAGAAACAACTACCACCAAAAACATTCTCTAAATGGAGCGCGTTTAAAAAGCCCCAGAAAGTAACCATTCCGTACACGGCAACAATCGTCCCCAAATTTAAAGTTAAACTTGAGGGATACATGGTATGGGGCGGTGGCTATGATGGAAATAATCCAAATTTTCACGATAAACACCGTGGCTCAGGTGATCGCAAGAAAATTGAGTACACGTTCGGAAACGACCAGAAGCCGTTCTACGAAGACCTCAAGGAGCAAATCGACGAGAACAAATACCCGTGGCAGTGGCATGCGTTGCTGCAGCGATATCCTTACGCGGAATATTTTATCAACCAGTTGATTGATCCAGATTTTTATGCGTTCACTTTGACGGGGCAGTTTGAGGAGTCCACAGAAATTGAAGTCAAATCGACTTGGTTTCCATCACGACCCATTGAAGAGATGGAGGCGGCAGTGGCTAATAGCACACTACTGACAGACCAAGCAACAGAACCAATTGAATTTCCGAGAGTATTGCCTGCTCCACCAAAAGTAAAGATCATTGACAACAAAAAAGAGGCCAAGCCACCGATCTCCAAACATTTCAACGACAACGACCCCAATATAGACGAGAAACTCATCCGTCtgccaacaaagaaaaaagtcgATAAAACGAAATTGAGAAAATCCACAgccgacaagaaagaaaaatatcaggACACAGATGAAGAATTTCCACGAATCCGCCCTCCGCCACCAAAGGTGAAGCCGATTGATAACAAGGAAGAGATGAAACCACCGCCTGCGAAAAACGACAAGAATTATGCGTTCGCTCTTCCTATATGA